A genomic segment from Armatimonadota bacterium encodes:
- a CDS encoding serine O-acetyltransferase yields MWRIWQRIREDIQTVFQKDPAARSVWEVLTYPGLHAIWMHRIAHWLWNHRLLFLARLLSQINRFLTGIEIHPGAKIGRRFFIDHGMGVVIGETAEIGDDVLMYHQVTLGGTTLERVKRHPTIGNNVLIGMGAKIIGPITIGDNCRIGANAVVNKDVPPNCTVVGVPGRIVIRDGKRVEEPPPVMDNVINKIDPEDEIIQNLRQQIELLQQQVELLQKQIDQQNEQFQQELESVRYHTLTHAHHDEGETCCR; encoded by the coding sequence ATGTGGCGTATTTGGCAACGTATTCGGGAAGACATCCAGACCGTCTTCCAGAAAGACCCGGCGGCGCGCAGTGTGTGGGAGGTGCTGACCTACCCGGGCTTGCACGCCATCTGGATGCATCGTATCGCTCACTGGCTGTGGAACCATCGTCTGTTGTTCCTCGCCCGCTTGCTGTCGCAAATCAACCGCTTCCTCACCGGAATCGAAATCCATCCGGGAGCGAAAATCGGACGACGATTTTTCATCGATCACGGCATGGGCGTGGTGATTGGCGAGACCGCCGAAATCGGCGACGATGTGCTGATGTATCACCAGGTCACGCTGGGCGGAACTACTCTGGAGCGTGTGAAACGCCATCCTACTATCGGCAACAACGTGCTGATTGGCATGGGCGCGAAGATTATCGGTCCCATCACCATTGGCGACAACTGCCGCATCGGCGCGAATGCTGTGGTGAATAAAGACGTGCCACCCAATTGCACGGTGGTGGGCGTGCCCGGGCGCATCGTGATCCGGGACGGCAAGCGCGTGGAAGAGCCACCGCCCGTGATGGATAACGTCATCAACAAGATCGACCCCGAAGACGAAATCATTCAGAACCTGCGCCAGCAAATAGAGCTGCTGCAACAGCAGGTGGAGCTTTTGCAAAAGCAGATTGACCAGCAGAACGAGCAGTTTCAACAAGAGCTGGAGAGCGTTCGTTACCACACCCTAACACACGCACACCACGATGAGGGAGAAACATGCTGCCGCTGA